The genomic window TTTTCTGCCATACAGTTTCCATCCAGACTGCAGGTCAACGGCTGCAGCTATTTGGTGCTCATGCATAATTGCCCATATGGGAGCAGAGacctctgcctttttttaaatgtatgtggtTTTCTCTACTGGGCGATAATGGCAGTGTGTGCACTCTGCACGCTACATATAGTGATGTAAATCATTTAAAAGCTGCTCTTCAGGGGCCCCTGTTTCACCTTACACTGAACTATGTTCAGCTATCTATGAGTGtctgctgcctcctgctggACTGACACAAGCCTGACATTCACAATAATAAGTATAAATAGAGCTCAAGTCTAACATTTGATGAAAGCCTGTGGAGAGCTGTTTGACCCACTGAACACTGTCAATTAAAATAGCATCTGATACATTgattcaaaacaaaagcaattTACAACAAACAAATCACAGTGTTGATGTGCAGAATTTAAATTTTGGCAGGTGACTGCAAACAGCTTGGATTTGAGGAAAGTGGCGACACAGAAAGCCTGAAAGATTCGATGACTATTTTATATCATAGAGGGCAAGGTTTTGCTGCATAACTATGTAACCAACCGTGGCTGACAAGACTAAATTTAAAGGTGTACAAAAGCCCTAAGTTCACTACTTCAGTACCAAACACTAACTGACCTGTGTTGCTCTACAGAGAGCTTTAACCTCTGCAGGTTGACGAACCTCCCGACAGCCACGTTCTGCTACAGGGCCAGCTGACTGCTTCTCTGAGTCCTGAGTGGACGATGCTGGTTGGCCCAGCTGTCCATAATCACCTCTGCCCCAGGTGAACACTCTGCCACTCTCTGAGACAGAAAATGATCATGTTCATATATGTCCAGTAAATCCTGTTAAGAGCAGTGAGCAGCAACAAAACATTAGTACCTGTCTGAGCAACGATGTGTGTCCAGCCACTCCACACATTTATGACCTTCTCTCCATCAAGCAAAGAGTGCCTCATAAGAGTGGGTGAAGACAGGAAAGGCTCTGTGGTGGTCAGCTGGCCATGCTTGTTGCTTCCCCACAGAAACAAATCACCGTCTCCTGCACACATGACAGGAGCAACATTACTCTTCATccaacagaggcagcagcagaaaggcaCAACCGTAATTGAGAGGCACTGGTCAACTAATTACTGGACAGATGGGAAGCCAGACTTGACATATGAACATGAGGTGAAAAACAACTCAGTACTACAGCCTGCAAAAGCAGATGTGAACAGGGTAAGAATGTGAATAAACAATAATCCCCAGCAGGCACACTCTTGTCTATATATTTTGTCAAAGATCTCTTACAGTATGAACAAATGCAACTGATTGTAAACAAGGCAGAACAATAAGCGGAACATGAATGACAAACAAGAGATGAAAGCCAATGTGTTGGGTGGAGGTCCTCAGTGTTTATGAGGCAACAGGTCTATCATTTATATTTATCATTCTGGGCAGTTTGGAAGTGACGTCCTACCTGTGAGGCACACACAGTGAGCTGAGCCTGCTGTAACCAGGTGTGATTTGCTCTGATCCATACCTGCAAATGGACACAGATATCCGTTGTATCTATAAATCAGCAGCagtaaagttaaaataaataaaccaagGCCTAAAAGGCTTATCACAGTTTACCGTACCTGGTACCAGACTGGGTACCTTAGAGTTGAGGTATGCTGGGACAGGGTGCGGGCTGAGTGCTCTCTTAGCATGACTGAAAAGACCAGTGCCCCACTGATAAACACAGCCTGAGTCTGAAAGACATACAGAAAATCAGGATTAATAACTTGACCTCTAATTTTAAATCACACTGTGTGAAGACATTTTGAGGTGCTACCTTACCAGTAACAGCAAGCGAGTGTCTAAGTCCTGCTGCTACACTCACTACTGGCTCCTTCAaactctgaaaacaaacagcacaatgacatttgttttatttaaactcACCAGTGGTGTAAGTGTGGTTTGAAGAAGTTATGATCACTCACGGATTATACACAAAGCATCAAAAACTGTCAAGACTGAATTAATTGCATGTTAGCTGCGTTTCTATCATGCTCTTACCTTGACAACCAGTAGATCTGCTGAGTGAGGGACTGTCTGTCCAACACCCAGTTGTCCAAATGCATTAGAGCCACATGCCAATATCTGACCACAGTCTCTCAGTGTGACATAGACAGAAAAGAACTTTGTTCAGGTTTCATTTATCATTTCCATttttaggattaagattaacttcATTAATCCCTCTAGGGGAATTGGACTGTTGTAGTAGCATATATACTAAAAAGTGACAATAACATCACGCTTTGATATCACACAACATGCTTTGCTtaagtattttaaataaagcCTGTAGACTTACAGAGAATgtgggaaaaaagaaaataaacaagacATCGGTCTCACTGAGACTTACCAGTGAGAAGAAGAGTGAAATCCCATCCACAGGCCAGGTTTGTGATTTTATGATTCAAGATGAGGCAGGGCTGAAAGGTTAAGATGTCAGCATTGTGGCCTAGTCCCAGCTGGCCTCTGTTATTTtgtccacacacaaacacctctcCACTCTCTGTCCAACACAAAATAGTCTTattttaacaaacaaaacaaaccataaCGCATGGTATCAACACAGACATCCATCCACTGATTTGTCCAGGAGGAGGCGCCACACAACCGCTGAAAGGACTGTTCACAACTCTGCACACATTTTATCAAGCAAATGTTCTGAGGCGTGTATTTAAGAGAGAACTGATTCAGCTGAACGTAATCTACCAGTGACAAGTACGGAGTGTCCCCCGCCGCCGGTAACAGTCCGGACGGCCTTGTTTTGAAGAGCAGCACTGTCAGAGAGCTGCGGCACAGCCTGATCCTCCACATGTCCCTGCCCGAGCTGCCCGTAACTGTTGGCTCCCTGAATGAAACGACACAAAACACTAATTACAGTAGTGTACAGTACAGACGAACGACAGGTAAAGTCCAGGTAACCGTGAACCAGATACTGACTTGTTTTTACTGCACTTCCAGAACTAGTTAGTTAGTTCGCTActtaagctaacgttagctacaTTGCTACATTGCTGAGTTGTCACTTTGCTCGTTGTGATTATTTGGGACAAATACACTCCACGgcctcacatat from Parambassis ranga chromosome 19, fParRan2.1, whole genome shotgun sequence includes these protein-coding regions:
- the sergef gene encoding secretion-regulating guanine nucleotide exchange factor isoform X2; translation: METRSRLDICLHSWGANSYGQLGQGHVEDQAVPQLSDSAALQNKAVRTVTGGGGHSVLVTESGEVFVCGQNNRGQLGLGHNADILTFQPCLILNHKITNLACGWDFTLLLTDCGQILACGSNAFGQLGVGQTVPHSADLLVVKSLKEPVVSVAAGLRHSLAVTDSGCVYQWGTGLFSHAKRALSPHPVPAYLNSKVPSLVPGMDQSKSHLVTAGSAHCVCLTGDGDLFLWGSNKHGQLTTTEPFLSSPTLMRHSLLDGEKVINVWSGWTHIVAQTESGRVFTWGRGDYGQLGQPASSTQDSEKQSAGPVAERGCREVRQPAEVKALCRATQISCGSEHNLAIVETGQHRLETDY
- the sergef gene encoding secretion-regulating guanine nucleotide exchange factor isoform X1 gives rise to the protein METRSRLDICLHSWGANSYGQLGQGHVEDQAVPQLSDSAALQNKAVRTVTGGGGHSVLVTESGEVFVCGQNNRGQLGLGHNADILTFQPCLILNHKITNLACGWDFTLLLTDCGQILACGSNAFGQLGVGQTVPHSADLLVVKSLKEPVVSVAAGLRHSLAVTDSGCVYQWGTGLFSHAKRALSPHPVPAYLNSKVPSLVPGMDQSKSHLVTAGSAHCVCLTGDGDLFLWGSNKHGQLTTTEPFLSSPTLMRHSLLDGEKVINVWSGWTHIVAQTESGRVFTWGRGDYGQLGQPASSTQDSEKQSAGPVAERGCREVRQPAEVKALCRATQISCGSEHNLAIVGDFLLSWGWNEHGMCGDGSLADVFHPQLISGLRPFLIGCGAGHSLAVCAAVTDSKQILALTPLE